CGCGTAGCCCTGCTCCAGCTGCATCATCACCTGCGCCGCCTGCAGCCGCTCCTGGTTTTGCTCCTGCGTCAGCAGCATCACCACATCGATGTCCAGATCCCGCACCTGCTCCGGCGTCATCCGCACCAGCTCCTTGTCGTGGCCCTCGCCCCACACAAACGCCTCCTCCCGGTCAAAATTCGCATACAGCAGCTTCACCGCATAGCTGAATCCCCGGCCCTTCGCCCGCCGCAGCCTCCGCACCGGCTTCTTCAGCAGCACCGCCGCGCGGCTCATCAGCGCCTTCACACCCGTCGCCGTATTGCTCTCCGGCACACTGCTCAGATCCCCCTGGCTCGCATTTGTGATCCCGCTCCTCAGCTGCGCCAGTTGCATCCCCGTTTGGAAAAGCTCCATGCTCCGGCTGTCCGCATCCGGCAGTTGCGCAAACTCCACACACTCACCCAGGCTCTTCCCCGCCTTCGGCCGGATCGACTTCCCAGGCCCGATCACCAGCGGCCCCCCATCCTCATCCACCATCAGGTTCTCCTCATGGATCGCCGTCAGCGGATTCGCGTGCATCTCGTTCCTGAAATTCACCTGATTCCACAGATTGTCCGTCCCCGTCTGCAGATACGCATACTTCGCGAAAAATCCCCTGCCATACAGCCGGTGCGGCACCGGCTCCCACACCTCGCACTTCACCGGCAGCTCCGCATTTGGCGACACATTCGCCAGATAATCCGCCCACACGATCCAGTCCTCCCCCTGCGGAGGAAACACCACGCACATCCGCGCCTCCTGCCCGTGCCCAGTCACATCCCCGCGTATGTACCCTTCGATCAGGCGCACCCGTGTATTAATGAGCTTCTCCGCCTCCTCCACTCCCAGCGGCTCCTCCGCCGCAGGCCTGCTCACCGTCGCATCCGCCGTCCGCTCACGTCGCAGCTCATCCTCCGTATGCAGCCGCGCCTCCGCACAGCGCGCCAGCCGTATCGCATCCTCCTTCGACAGGTTAAACCTCCGCATCGCCTCAAACGTGCTCATCTCCACCGTCAGGTACACATTCGTATGCCGCAGCTCCAGCTCCGGCGCATCCTCGCGGAAGCTCACATCATTAAAATGCACCGGCACCGCCTCCACCCCCTGGCGGATCACCGACTGCCTTCGCTCAAAAGCATCGCGCCACTCCAGCCGCCCCGTCAGCCTCCCGCGCATCCCCGCCGCCTGTGCATCGCACGTCACGTGGCGGCCCGCATCATCCAGCACCGGCACCCCGTCCATATGCAGGCAGGGCGTCCGCGCCTCATGCTCATCCACCTCCACTGCATACATCATCTTCATAAAGCACTCCCCCAGAGTCACCGCCTGGTCGATCCCCTGGCACTGCGCATCCACAAAC
This genomic interval from Prosthecobacter vanneervenii contains the following:
- a CDS encoding portal protein; the protein is MALLPDPNGVREGAVALSVAALRAKAALVRKRQKTPLEDALAADGGTRAVRLVQWARTQKAQYDAGLVQWRANRLKWAQEAQDIFDHRARARREKLEVEDAASVFDVANESVNIVAALAEFAAAQAEQDIFGGEPWFAASPVGRTDVKLADDIQHHLQWTFRDGRFVDAQCQGIDQAVTLGECFMKMMYAVEVDEHEARTPCLHMDGVPVLDDAGRHVTCDAQAAGMRGRLTGRLEWRDAFERRQSVIRQGVEAVPVHFNDVSFREDAPELELRHTNVYLTVEMSTFEAMRRFNLSKEDAIRLARCAEARLHTEDELRRERTADATVSRPAAEEPLGVEEAEKLINTRVRLIEGYIRGDVTGHGQEARMCVVFPPQGEDWIVWADYLANVSPNAELPVKCEVWEPVPHRLYGRGFFAKYAYLQTGTDNLWNQVNFRNEMHANPLTAIHEENLMVDEDGGPLVIGPGKSIRPKAGKSLGECVEFAQLPDADSRSMELFQTGMQLAQLRSGITNASQGDLSSVPESNTATGVKALMSRAAVLLKKPVRRLRRAKGRGFSYAVKLLYANFDREEAFVWGEGHDKELVRMTPEQVRDLDIDVVMLLTQEQNQERLQAAQVMMQLEQGYAGLPETDKAGARVGIVQALKALEFANAEEMVRRPVVKLENCLGLLPPEEQERVKGLMALEAQQQQQGAQAAAGAMGGAGAMGGAGAMGVTG